A single region of the Geminocystis sp. M7585_C2015_104 genome encodes:
- a CDS encoding histidine--tRNA ligase, which yields MEVIQAIRGTKDILPEEVVYWQYVERVAAEILEKAAYREIRTPIFESTHLFERGIGETTDVVGKEMYTFIDKGNRSITLRPEGTAGVVRAYIQNKLYASGGVERLWYCGAMFRYERPQAGRQRQFHQIGLELIGSNSPRADVEVIVLATEILRKLGLENLSLQLNSVGSVEDRQKYREALVDYLTPYREDLDKDSQERLTRNPLRILDSKDSKTQEIVKGAPSILDYLGAESRRHFDTVCSLLTDLGIAYQLNPHLVRGLDYYTHTAFEIQSADLGAQATVCGGGRYDGLVSQLGGNETPAVGWAMGMERLILLLQNIRPMSPPCVDIYFASRGEKAERQALIVAQNLRRAGFRVELDLSGSNFAKQLKRASRSGAKKCLILGDEEVENNTIQLKDLTTGQQETISQSQLIDFLR from the coding sequence TAAGAGGCACAAAAGATATATTGCCAGAAGAGGTAGTCTATTGGCAGTATGTGGAAAGGGTAGCGGCGGAAATTCTAGAAAAGGCGGCATATCGGGAAATTCGCACTCCCATTTTCGAGTCTACCCATCTGTTTGAAAGGGGTATTGGTGAGACTACTGACGTGGTGGGTAAAGAAATGTATACTTTTATTGACAAAGGTAACAGGAGTATTACCCTTCGCCCCGAGGGAACAGCAGGTGTAGTAAGAGCGTATATACAAAATAAATTATATGCCAGTGGGGGAGTGGAGAGACTGTGGTATTGTGGTGCTATGTTCCGCTACGAACGCCCGCAGGCTGGGAGGCAGAGACAGTTTCATCAGATAGGCTTGGAGTTAATAGGGAGTAATTCCCCTCGCGCGGATGTGGAAGTGATTGTGTTGGCAACAGAGATATTAAGGAAACTGGGGTTGGAGAATTTGAGTTTACAGTTAAATTCTGTTGGGAGTGTGGAGGATAGACAGAAATATAGAGAGGCGTTGGTGGATTATTTAACCCCTTACAGGGAGGATTTAGACAAAGATTCTCAGGAAAGACTAACTCGGAATCCTCTTAGGATTTTAGACAGCAAGGATAGTAAAACTCAGGAGATTGTCAAGGGGGCTCCTAGTATTTTAGACTATTTAGGTGCGGAGTCTAGACGCCATTTTGACACGGTATGTAGTTTACTGACGGATTTAGGGATTGCCTACCAGTTGAATCCCCATTTAGTCAGAGGCTTGGACTACTACACCCATACTGCTTTTGAGATTCAATCGGCGGATTTAGGCGCACAAGCTACAGTATGTGGTGGTGGTAGATATGACGGGTTAGTATCCCAATTAGGGGGTAATGAAACACCAGCCGTTGGTTGGGCCATGGGGATGGAGCGTCTTATCCTATTATTGCAGAACATTCGTCCCATGTCACCTCCCTGTGTAGATATTTATTTTGCCAGTCGGGGGGAGAAGGCGGAAAGACAAGCCTTGATTGTTGCCCAAAACTTACGTCGAGCCGGTTTTAGGGTAGAGTTAGACTTGAGTGGTAGTAATTTTGCCAAACAGTTGAAAAGGGCATCTCGTAGCGGGGCGAAAAAGTGTTTAATATTAGGAGACGAGGAGGTGGAAAATAATACCATTCAACTTAAAGATTTAACCACAGGACAACAGGAAACCATCTCCCAGTCACAACTGATTGATTTTCTGCGATGA
- a CDS encoding glycosyltransferase codes for MTQKIRTPVALIIFKRPETTRKVLNVIRKVKPPKLLVIADGAREDKPGEWEKCLQAREVVRGVDWDCEVLTNYSDVNLGCRKRVSSGLDWVFSLVEKAIILEDDCIPHPSFFRYCEELLERYGENERIMMISGDNFQFGRNKTGYSYYFSRYGHCWGWATWRRAWLKYDDSMKKWPELRDSGWLNEFLKNSQAAAYWSKIFQAVYDGFDTWDYVWVFALWNNNGFCILPEVNLVRNIGFGVEATHTIKRESIFANMPVAAMDFPLKHPPIITPHIEADNFTEETQFSGAFCPTKCKICHSDSYYFATAKFLQKYDVKYYQCSNCGFVQTENPYWLEEAYSEAIAASDIGLLYRNNFLAEIAARLIFNYFNHEGKFLDYGGGYGVFVRLMRDRGFDFYWYDKFCRNLFATGFELSDCQDKKFEMVTAFEVFEHFNNPLGEMENILQYSQNILISTQLLPKNNPKPDEWWYYAPHEGQHVGIYTRKALEIMARKYNLKLYTDGESLHLLTVNNNLPENLFTLIKRGETKTPSKESLLARDYETVISRIAQRQRITRIPEPKSPIIVIDGVFFQLWRTGIARVWYSLLREWAKGEFASHILVLDRVNTAPRIEGIRYRTIAGYNVNNIEGDRRLLQQICDEEGAELFISTYYTIPQTTPSILMLHDMIPELFGLDLNHPSWRGKTEAINYASHYICVSENTARDLRRIYPHIRETDITIAYNGVGEEFYPANQEEIIRFKHKYGIHKPYFLITSALGEGKYKNTILFFQAFSKLANRGGFDVVATGFGNQLPPEWRKYTTGCSVHCLYLGDEELRVAYSGAVALVYPSKYEGFGLPLLEAMACGCPIITTPNASLPEIGGKAAIYVEDDDVEGMAEALCEIQKPSVRERLIKEGLERVKQFSWANTASIIRETILDVVSLPVKLTDCNYLILPYWQGEEGKLIAALTGILEKLTVAATQTDKTVTLIIDASGYSEEDANSLVSGVVMELMLHQGLDLEKYLDIVFVSDLNERQWRKLLPRIKARISFSLEDVQKASRDLFKDLATVGEEELDGIV; via the coding sequence ATGACACAAAAAATAAGGACACCGGTAGCCTTAATTATTTTTAAACGTCCGGAGACTACAAGAAAGGTGCTCAATGTAATACGAAAAGTCAAGCCTCCTAAACTACTAGTAATAGCAGACGGGGCGCGGGAAGACAAACCAGGGGAGTGGGAAAAGTGTTTGCAGGCGAGGGAAGTTGTCAGGGGGGTGGATTGGGATTGCGAGGTTTTGACTAACTATTCAGATGTGAATTTGGGTTGTAGGAAAAGGGTTAGCAGTGGTTTGGATTGGGTATTTTCTTTGGTAGAGAAGGCTATTATTTTGGAAGACGATTGCATTCCCCATCCTAGTTTTTTCCGTTACTGTGAGGAGTTACTGGAGAGATATGGTGAAAATGAGAGAATAATGATGATTTCCGGAGATAACTTCCAGTTTGGGCGCAATAAAACCGGGTATAGTTATTATTTCTCCCGTTATGGCCATTGTTGGGGGTGGGCAACTTGGCGTCGGGCATGGCTGAAATATGACGATTCTATGAAAAAATGGCCAGAATTGAGGGATAGTGGTTGGCTGAATGAGTTTTTAAAAAATTCCCAGGCGGCGGCTTACTGGTCAAAAATATTCCAGGCAGTCTATGATGGTTTTGACACTTGGGATTATGTTTGGGTATTTGCCTTATGGAATAACAACGGTTTTTGTATTCTACCGGAAGTTAATCTTGTAAGGAATATTGGTTTTGGTGTAGAGGCAACCCATACGATTAAAAGAGAAAGTATTTTTGCCAACATGCCAGTGGCCGCCATGGATTTTCCCCTAAAACATCCGCCAATTATAACTCCTCACATAGAGGCAGACAATTTTACAGAGGAGACACAATTTAGTGGTGCGTTTTGTCCAACAAAATGCAAAATTTGTCATTCAGATTCCTATTATTTTGCCACGGCGAAGTTCTTGCAAAAGTATGATGTAAAATACTATCAGTGTAGCAATTGTGGCTTTGTGCAAACTGAAAATCCTTACTGGTTGGAGGAGGCATATTCAGAGGCAATAGCTGCCAGTGACATAGGGTTGTTGTATCGGAATAATTTCCTGGCTGAAATTGCTGCCAGACTGATATTTAACTATTTCAATCATGAGGGGAAATTTTTAGATTATGGGGGTGGATATGGAGTTTTTGTGCGTTTAATGAGGGATAGAGGTTTTGACTTCTACTGGTATGATAAGTTTTGTCGGAATCTGTTTGCCACTGGGTTTGAGTTATCAGATTGCCAGGATAAAAAATTTGAAATGGTGACGGCATTTGAGGTATTTGAGCATTTTAACAACCCCCTTGGGGAGATGGAAAACATCTTGCAATATTCCCAAAACATACTTATTTCTACTCAGCTATTACCTAAGAATAATCCTAAACCTGATGAATGGTGGTATTATGCGCCCCACGAAGGGCAACATGTTGGAATTTATACTAGGAAAGCCTTGGAGATAATGGCGAGGAAATACAACTTAAAACTCTATACTGATGGAGAGTCTTTACATCTCCTGACTGTTAATAACAACCTACCTGAAAATCTGTTTACCCTTATAAAAAGAGGAGAGACAAAAACCCCAAGTAAAGAATCCCTTTTGGCCCGAGATTACGAGACAGTTATTAGTAGAATTGCACAGAGGCAAAGAATCACCAGAATCCCTGAGCCAAAATCGCCGATAATTGTAATAGACGGGGTATTCTTCCAATTGTGGCGGACAGGAATCGCCCGAGTGTGGTATAGTCTGTTGAGAGAATGGGCAAAGGGGGAGTTTGCCAGTCATATTCTAGTACTAGATAGGGTTAACACCGCACCGAGAATAGAGGGAATTCGTTATCGTACTATTGCTGGCTATAATGTGAACAATATAGAGGGTGACCGTCGTCTATTGCAACAAATCTGTGATGAGGAAGGGGCAGAATTATTCATATCCACCTATTATACCATCCCTCAAACCACCCCCTCTATTTTGATGTTGCATGATATGATTCCGGAGTTGTTTGGATTAGATTTGAATCATCCCTCTTGGCGGGGGAAAACAGAGGCAATCAACTATGCCAGCCATTATATATGCGTTTCTGAAAATACTGCCCGGGATTTAAGAAGAATTTACCCTCACATCAGGGAGACAGACATCACTATTGCCTACAACGGGGTGGGAGAAGAATTCTATCCTGCCAACCAAGAGGAGATTATAAGATTTAAACACAAATACGGTATACATAAGCCCTATTTTCTCATCACCAGTGCCCTGGGGGAAGGCAAATATAAGAATACTATTCTTTTTTTCCAGGCTTTTAGCAAACTGGCTAATAGGGGGGGTTTTGATGTTGTCGCCACTGGCTTTGGCAACCAGTTACCCCCTGAATGGCGAAAATATACAACAGGATGTAGTGTACATTGTTTATACCTGGGGGATGAGGAATTGAGAGTGGCCTATAGTGGGGCTGTAGCACTGGTGTATCCCTCGAAGTATGAAGGTTTTGGGTTACCGCTGTTGGAGGCAATGGCATGTGGTTGTCCTATAATTACTACCCCAAATGCTTCTCTACCAGAAATAGGGGGAAAGGCGGCAATATACGTGGAGGATGATGATGTGGAGGGGATGGCAGAAGCCTTATGTGAGATACAAAAACCCAGTGTTAGGGAAAGACTGATAAAAGAGGGATTAGAGAGGGTAAAACAGTTTTCTTGGGCTAATACTGCTTCAATAATTAGGGAAACTATTCTAGATGTTGTTTCTCTCCCTGTCAAGCTAACAGACTGTAATTATCTGATATTGCCCTACTGGCAGGGGGAGGAAGGGAAACTGATTGCGGCATTAACTGGCATTTTAGAGAAACTGACTGTGGCAGCCACCCAGACTGATAAGACTGTAACTCTGATTATAGACGCCAGTGGTTATAGTGAGGAAGATGCCAACTCACTGGTGTCGGGGGTGGTAATGGAATTGATGTTACACCAAGGGTTAGACTTGGAAAAATATCTAGACATAGTATTTGTCAGTGACTTGAATGAGAGACAGTGGAGAAAATTGTTGCCGAGAATAAAAGCCAGAATTTCCTTCTCACTGGAGGATGTACAAAAAGCTAGCAGGGATTTATTTAAAGATTTAGCAACAGTGGGGGAGGAGGAGTTGGATGGGATAGTCTAA
- a CDS encoding O-linked N-acetylglucosamine transferase, SPINDLY family protein has protein sequence MAEEEITEFLTSENYPAAISYYEQKITENPEEITNYWHLGLAYLLNGNEEEATATWLIPFVQLQPENTDFLNESLVEVLEAEAKRQEEISQQHTALIIREKIAGFAPYNLENTLRLLLLKFSLNQFYISLLEEYKLAEVVREKFEGNHRGLLFKLLDRILECPHIKTLEFLEKIKPLVEGYKEVVDLIMSKVDLMAEDKGYVVYGAKLLELLLSFPIQNNDDKLWKLHRIFRYYIRACRHEDAKRIALKYEKHSKTRGEKLLASHMLVYNQIHGGDWLSISPYVERYKQRLKEFIEEDEPLEKDYLKTWLIATVDSLYWLQDKPRENRFLINGIAKRFELENRSRFSYPVYFYKPKNRQKKLKIGYIGHTLRSHSVGLLSRWLISHHDRENFSIYVYLVCQPEDYITQTFFINRVDKTYSGGRNVNEYITEIEKDEVDILVDLDSLTHDITAIVMSLKPAPIQVSWLGMDSSGIPSLDYFIADPYVLPDSAQEYYREKIWRLPHVYIAVDGFEIDIPTLKRQHLGIEEEAVVYLNVQNSFKRNPHIIRLQMQILKAVANSYLLIKGFGDEKATKDLFATIATEEGVNPDRIKFLPPTPTEAIHRANLKIADVVLDTYPYNGATTTLETLWQEIPIVTRVGEQFAARNSYTFMMNVGVREGIAFTDEEYVEWGIKLGKDENLRNKVSWQLRQAKHTSPLWNARQFARDMENAYRQMWEIYTGNC, from the coding sequence ATGGCAGAAGAGGAGATAACAGAATTTTTGACATCTGAAAACTATCCCGCGGCAATTAGTTACTATGAGCAAAAAATAACAGAAAATCCCGAGGAAATCACCAACTACTGGCATCTCGGATTAGCCTACTTGTTGAACGGAAATGAGGAGGAAGCTACTGCCACCTGGTTGATTCCCTTTGTCCAATTACAGCCAGAAAATACAGATTTCCTCAACGAAAGCCTAGTTGAAGTTTTAGAAGCAGAGGCAAAAAGACAAGAGGAAATCAGCCAACAACACACTGCTCTAATTATAAGGGAAAAAATAGCAGGATTCGCGCCATATAATCTGGAAAATACTCTAAGACTTTTGCTGCTTAAATTCTCCTTGAACCAGTTTTACATATCCCTGTTGGAAGAATATAAATTGGCCGAAGTTGTTAGGGAAAAATTTGAAGGAAATCATAGAGGGCTCCTTTTTAAACTTTTAGACAGAATCCTAGAGTGTCCCCATATAAAAACTCTGGAATTTTTGGAAAAAATAAAACCACTGGTGGAGGGCTACAAGGAAGTCGTCGATTTGATAATGTCAAAAGTTGACCTGATGGCAGAGGACAAGGGGTATGTCGTATACGGCGCTAAACTGCTGGAATTATTACTGTCATTTCCTATTCAAAATAACGATGATAAATTGTGGAAACTACACAGAATTTTTCGTTACTACATAAGGGCTTGCAGACACGAGGACGCTAAAAGAATAGCCTTGAAATATGAGAAACACAGTAAAACTCGGGGAGAAAAACTTTTAGCCAGCCACATGCTGGTCTATAATCAAATACATGGGGGCGACTGGCTGAGTATATCTCCCTATGTTGAAAGATATAAACAGCGTCTGAAAGAGTTTATAGAAGAGGATGAACCCCTAGAGAAGGACTACTTGAAAACTTGGCTAATAGCCACAGTGGACTCATTGTATTGGTTACAGGATAAACCTAGAGAAAACAGATTTCTTATTAATGGTATTGCGAAAAGATTTGAATTAGAAAACCGCTCAAGGTTCAGTTATCCAGTTTATTTTTACAAACCAAAAAACAGGCAAAAAAAACTAAAAATAGGCTATATTGGGCACACCTTAAGAAGTCACTCCGTGGGCCTATTGAGTCGTTGGTTAATCAGCCATCATGATAGGGAAAATTTCTCTATTTATGTTTACCTAGTCTGCCAACCAGAAGACTACATCACCCAAACATTCTTTATCAATAGAGTAGATAAAACCTATAGTGGCGGCAGAAACGTGAATGAGTATATCACCGAAATCGAAAAAGACGAAGTGGATATCCTAGTAGACTTGGATAGCCTCACCCACGATATTACCGCCATTGTTATGTCATTGAAACCCGCCCCTATTCAAGTAAGTTGGTTGGGAATGGACAGTAGCGGCATCCCTAGTTTAGACTATTTTATAGCTGATCCCTACGTTTTACCAGACTCCGCCCAGGAATACTATAGGGAAAAAATCTGGCGTCTGCCTCATGTATATATAGCAGTAGACGGTTTTGAAATCGATATTCCCACTCTAAAACGACAACACCTGGGAATCGAAGAGGAGGCAGTTGTTTATCTCAATGTACAAAACTCCTTCAAACGTAACCCCCACATCATCCGTCTCCAAATGCAAATACTCAAGGCTGTAGCCAACAGCTATCTGTTAATCAAGGGTTTTGGCGACGAAAAAGCAACAAAAGACTTGTTTGCCACCATCGCCACTGAAGAAGGGGTTAACCCCGATAGAATTAAATTCCTCCCCCCCACCCCCACAGAGGCCATTCACCGTGCCAACCTAAAAATAGCAGATGTTGTTCTAGATACTTACCCCTACAACGGTGCTACTACTACCCTGGAAACCCTTTGGCAAGAAATACCAATAGTTACAAGAGTAGGGGAACAATTCGCTGCCCGTAATAGTTATACTTTCATGATGAATGTGGGGGTAAGGGAGGGGATTGCCTTTACTGATGAGGAGTATGTAGAGTGGGGAATAAAATTGGGAAAAGACGAGAATTTACGCAACAAAGTCAGTTGGCAGTTAAGACAGGCTAAACACACCTCCCCCCTTTGGAATGCTAGACAATTCGCCAGAGACATGGAAAACGCCTATCGTCAAATGTGGGAAATCTATACTGGCAACTGTTAG
- a CDS encoding queuosine precursor transporter, giving the protein MGREGIIKTDANLIFLTISGVFIGCLVCSNLIFQKFFTVNIFSLSLEVSVGIIPYPITFLCTDIISEIYGKTRANQVVVAGFITNIFILGVISIANWVDATSWSPIDDKTFNKVFGLFPPAVIASLLAYLVAQFVDIRLFHFWKDLTRGRYLWVRNNFSTIFSQIIDTCLLLGVLCFFGVVSWDRVGDLFTNSLIYKILFALADTPFFYLSVWLLNPQFFREK; this is encoded by the coding sequence ATGGGGAGAGAGGGAATCATAAAGACAGATGCTAATTTAATCTTTTTAACTATATCTGGTGTTTTTATTGGCTGTTTGGTTTGTTCGAATCTTATTTTCCAGAAGTTTTTTACTGTCAATATTTTCTCTTTGTCTTTAGAGGTTTCCGTAGGGATTATTCCCTATCCTATTACCTTTTTATGTACCGATATAATCTCAGAGATATATGGGAAAACCAGGGCGAATCAGGTAGTAGTTGCGGGTTTTATCACCAATATTTTCATCTTGGGGGTAATCTCCATTGCCAACTGGGTGGATGCTACCAGTTGGTCCCCCATTGATGATAAAACTTTTAATAAGGTATTTGGGTTGTTTCCGCCAGCGGTGATAGCTTCACTATTAGCATATTTAGTCGCCCAGTTTGTGGATATTAGATTATTTCATTTTTGGAAAGACTTGACTAGGGGAAGGTATCTTTGGGTAAGAAACAATTTTTCCACCATATTCTCCCAAATTATAGATACCTGTTTACTGTTGGGGGTTTTATGTTTCTTCGGGGTAGTTTCTTGGGATAGAGTTGGCGATTTATTTACCAACAGTCTGATTTATAAAATTCTATTTGCCTTGGCTGACACTCCCTTTTTTTATTTAAGTGTTTGGCTGCTAAATCCGCAATTTTTCAGGGAGAAGTGA
- the dndD gene encoding DNA sulfur modification protein DndD has protein sequence MIIFKQLVLENFGPYRGRNTINLAPNEELGNSPIILIGGLNGGGKTTILDAIKLALYGKRAEYSNRNNMTYREFLLQCINRQIDIGEYARVELAFEYVFDKRHYHIRVIRFWDKIIANGTDNLSVMIEDYPDVELTDNWDEYVETIIPAGLSNLYFCDGERIKNLAERDFIPSALVKAIKSIIGLEIVDRLVVDLDVLANRKKREIFDANPAKTTEVEKQLRELENEREVLLREELEKKEAFLRSQEEYNKVHQQWQDFVSKNEARKQEFTQKIRYTEKQIHNLTLELKRLAYQYLPLGFIKTLLEELEAELQHQWLLKQLEMSQNLIAERDEKLISFLKEIETKPEIISAVDSYLKKQRHLDRIQLQSKKIYLPIKSKTMANFTSIVGNLLPRQMEKAQIVFESLETLEEELLATVENSQDNLNQQYETLQQKLQDVQHRFLQAKSDYEYVRKRLDEVEGKIEFLEAKLDNYSDRKVEDSRAQHILENIPKIKETLAIFQERLTYTKLNKLESEVTTCFRYLLHKNNLIGRVCLEGNLTTPEEDNLIIQLYNLEGKLIPKQRLSAGEKQILATSLLWALTRISEKSLPVVIDTPLARLDSSHRQNLVQRYFPSASHQVILLSTDTEIGKEEVTFFREKQLISREYILKHDSRNHRTVIQNGYFW, from the coding sequence ATGATTATATTTAAGCAGTTAGTTTTGGAAAACTTTGGCCCATACAGGGGAAGAAATACTATTAATTTAGCCCCCAATGAAGAACTGGGAAACTCTCCCATTATTCTCATCGGCGGCCTCAATGGGGGAGGAAAAACTACAATATTGGATGCTATTAAATTGGCACTGTATGGCAAACGCGCCGAATACTCTAACCGTAATAATATGACATACAGAGAGTTCTTGTTGCAATGTATTAATCGGCAAATTGATATAGGGGAATATGCTCGGGTAGAATTGGCTTTTGAATACGTGTTTGATAAACGACACTATCATATTAGAGTCATCCGTTTTTGGGATAAAATCATAGCGAATGGCACCGACAACTTGTCTGTAATGATAGAAGACTATCCCGATGTAGAATTGACGGACAATTGGGATGAATATGTTGAGACAATTATACCGGCAGGCTTGTCAAATCTCTATTTTTGCGATGGCGAGAGGATAAAAAATCTGGCAGAAAGGGATTTTATACCCTCCGCACTAGTCAAGGCTATTAAGTCTATTATAGGTTTAGAAATTGTTGACAGATTGGTAGTGGATTTAGATGTTTTGGCAAACCGCAAGAAAAGAGAAATATTTGACGCAAATCCGGCTAAGACTACTGAAGTGGAAAAACAGTTAAGGGAATTGGAAAACGAAAGGGAAGTCTTACTAAGAGAGGAATTAGAGAAAAAGGAAGCATTCTTACGAAGCCAAGAAGAGTACAATAAAGTTCATCAACAATGGCAAGATTTTGTTTCAAAAAATGAGGCCAGGAAACAAGAGTTTACTCAGAAAATTAGGTATACCGAAAAACAAATCCATAATCTAACACTGGAATTAAAACGTCTGGCCTATCAGTATCTACCTCTGGGTTTCATCAAAACATTACTAGAAGAATTAGAGGCGGAGTTGCAACATCAGTGGCTACTAAAGCAATTGGAAATGTCCCAGAATCTGATTGCAGAGAGAGACGAAAAACTTATATCCTTCTTAAAAGAAATTGAGACAAAACCCGAGATAATTTCGGCAGTAGATTCCTATCTGAAAAAACAGCGGCACCTAGACAGAATACAGCTGCAATCCAAAAAAATTTATTTGCCTATAAAGAGTAAAACCATGGCAAATTTCACCTCCATTGTGGGCAACCTGTTGCCACGCCAAATGGAGAAGGCTCAAATTGTTTTTGAATCCCTGGAAACTCTGGAAGAAGAATTATTGGCAACCGTTGAAAATTCTCAAGACAATTTGAATCAGCAGTATGAAACATTGCAGCAAAAACTTCAAGATGTACAACATCGATTCCTTCAGGCAAAGAGTGACTATGAATACGTGAGAAAAAGACTAGATGAGGTGGAAGGTAAAATTGAATTCCTTGAGGCAAAATTGGACAACTACAGTGATAGAAAAGTCGAGGATTCTCGCGCCCAACATATACTGGAAAACATCCCTAAGATAAAAGAAACTCTTGCTATTTTCCAGGAAAGATTGACTTACACCAAACTCAACAAACTAGAGTCGGAAGTAACAACCTGTTTTCGCTATCTACTCCACAAAAACAATCTCATTGGCAGAGTGTGTTTGGAGGGAAATTTGACAACCCCAGAAGAGGACAATCTTATCATACAATTGTACAACCTAGAGGGAAAATTAATACCTAAACAAAGACTCTCTGCCGGAGAAAAACAAATCCTGGCCACTTCTCTATTATGGGCACTAACTAGAATATCTGAAAAGAGTCTACCCGTCGTAATAGACACCCCCTTGGCAAGATTAGATTCCTCCCACCGTCAAAATTTAGTTCAACGTTATTTTCCCTCCGCCTCCCATCAAGTTATTCTCCTCTCCACCGACACGGAAATCGGCAAAGAAGAAGTTACCTTCTTTAGGGAAAAACAACTTATCTCCAGGGAATATATTCTAAAACACGATAGCAGAAATCATCGCACCGTCATCCAAAATGGCTACTTTTGGTAA